One Thalassotalea atypica DNA window includes the following coding sequences:
- a CDS encoding coniferyl aldehyde dehydrogenase has translation MADNTYTKQEDEQYIALIDEVFVSQKKAFSRQPYPEVDARIADLTNLKTSIIAHKEELLVALSNDFRCRAHGDTKMGDIMPTLGSISYTIKHLKKWMKPSKRHVGIMFQPAKAFVTYQPLGVIGIITPWNYPVFLSLGPLITAIAAGNRAMIKMSEFTPKTNDVIEKIIARVFSKEQVLVVHGGPDVATHFSNQAFDHLLFTGSTRVGKLVMAAASKNLTPVTLELGGKSPTIIDDEIELKDAVSRIILGKSLNAGQTCVAPDYILCPHNRIDALVDELNSWFNQLYPNIANNDDYTAIVNDGQFNRLTSWLEDARTKGALITPLIKGNANDEQTLNSCAEQGKIPLTVLTNVSDEMIVMQDEIFGPLLPIVGYEQMSEAITYVNERPRPLALYLLSHNEQLQQQVLKQTHSGGVCLNDSAMHVAQEDLPFGGVGPSGMGHYHGHEGFTTFSKAKGVYKKGRFNMATNAFPPYGKFIHKMIDKLFLS, from the coding sequence ATGGCGGATAATACATATACAAAACAAGAAGATGAACAATATATTGCGCTAATTGATGAGGTGTTTGTTAGCCAAAAGAAAGCTTTTAGTCGACAACCTTACCCTGAAGTTGATGCTCGAATCGCCGACTTGACCAACCTAAAAACGTCGATTATCGCCCATAAAGAAGAATTACTTGTTGCTTTATCCAATGATTTTCGTTGTCGTGCGCATGGTGACACTAAAATGGGTGACATCATGCCGACATTAGGCAGTATTAGTTATACGATTAAGCACTTGAAAAAGTGGATGAAGCCTTCGAAGCGTCATGTTGGCATTATGTTTCAACCAGCTAAAGCTTTTGTTACCTATCAACCCTTGGGTGTGATTGGCATCATTACGCCATGGAACTACCCTGTGTTCTTGTCTTTAGGACCATTAATAACGGCCATTGCGGCAGGTAATAGAGCCATGATAAAAATGTCGGAATTTACACCAAAAACCAATGATGTTATAGAAAAAATCATTGCAAGAGTTTTCTCTAAGGAGCAGGTACTTGTTGTTCATGGAGGACCTGATGTTGCCACGCACTTTTCAAACCAAGCGTTTGATCATTTACTATTCACCGGCTCAACAAGGGTTGGTAAGTTGGTGATGGCGGCAGCGTCTAAAAATCTAACGCCGGTCACTCTTGAGCTCGGCGGTAAATCACCAACGATTATTGACGATGAAATAGAGCTTAAAGATGCGGTTTCACGGATTATTTTGGGTAAGTCGCTTAATGCGGGGCAAACTTGTGTCGCACCCGACTACATATTATGCCCTCATAATCGAATTGATGCCTTGGTAGATGAGCTTAACTCTTGGTTCAATCAACTGTACCCGAACATTGCGAATAACGACGATTACACAGCCATTGTTAACGATGGTCAATTTAATAGATTAACGTCATGGTTAGAAGATGCGAGAACAAAAGGAGCTTTAATTACACCACTAATTAAAGGAAATGCTAACGATGAGCAAACGCTTAACTCCTGTGCTGAACAAGGTAAAATCCCCCTTACAGTTTTAACGAACGTGTCAGATGAAATGATCGTGATGCAGGACGAAATATTTGGTCCGCTGCTCCCTATTGTCGGTTATGAGCAAATGTCTGAGGCGATTACCTATGTTAATGAACGCCCTAGACCGCTGGCGCTTTACTTGCTCAGTCATAACGAACAATTACAACAGCAAGTATTAAAGCAAACGCACTCAGGAGGCGTCTGCTTAAACGACAGCGCTATGCATGTTGCACAAGAAGATTTGCCGTTCGGTGGCGTAGGTCCGTCAGGTATGGGGCACTACCACGGTCATGAAGGGTTTACCACTTTTTCAAAAGCAAAAGGGGTATACAAAAAAGGCCGTTTTAACATGGCAACTAATGCGTTTCCGCCGTATGGAAAATTCATTCATAAAATGATTGATAAACTATTCTTATCCTAA
- a CDS encoding TIGR00153 family protein codes for MSNNSILGVFAKSPIKPLEKHIRMVTKCCGQLPAFFAACAENDWDKAAVLRKEISDLEKEADSLKRQLRLELPGGLFMPVDRADLLELLTQQDRIANKAKDIAGRVFGRQLQIPESLQEDFNQYLARCIDAAEKAADAINELDDLLETGFRGREVNLVAKMIHQLDQIEDDTDSMQITMRANLMAMEATLNPVDVMFLYQIIEWVGDLADLSERVGARLEILLARK; via the coding sequence ATGTCGAACAATTCAATATTAGGTGTATTTGCAAAGTCGCCTATAAAACCATTAGAAAAACACATTCGAATGGTGACTAAATGTTGTGGCCAATTGCCTGCTTTTTTTGCCGCTTGTGCAGAAAATGATTGGGACAAGGCTGCTGTACTTCGTAAAGAGATTTCTGACTTAGAAAAAGAAGCTGACAGTCTAAAGCGTCAATTACGCTTAGAACTTCCAGGTGGTTTGTTTATGCCAGTTGATCGTGCTGATTTACTGGAACTATTAACACAGCAAGACCGAATAGCAAATAAAGCTAAAGATATCGCAGGACGCGTATTTGGTCGACAATTGCAAATCCCTGAATCACTTCAAGAAGATTTCAATCAATACCTAGCACGTTGTATCGATGCAGCTGAAAAAGCGGCAGATGCAATCAATGAGCTAGATGACCTACTAGAAACGGGCTTTAGAGGCCGAGAAGTAAACTTAGTGGCAAAAATGATCCATCAGCTTGATCAAATTGAAGACGATACTGATTCAATGCAAATCACGATGCGTGCAAATTTGATGGCGATGGAAGCAACACTTAACCCAGTTGATGTGATGTTTTTATATCAAATAATTGAATGGGTTGGCGATCTTGCCGATTTATCTGAGCGCGTTGGTGCTCGTTTAGAAATACTTCTCGCTAGAAAATAG
- the pstB gene encoding phosphate ABC transporter ATP-binding protein PstB, producing MINVNPSNLGGIQAPLDLANLSAEQTALQINNLNLFYSEKQALNNISMKIPKGQVTAFIGPSGCGKSTLLRCINRMNDLVDTCRIEGEIDLNGENIYGKHVDVAALRRKVGMVFQRPNPFPKSIYENVIYGLRITGENNRRVLDEAVERSLRAAALWNEVKDRLHDSALGLSGGQQQRLVIARAIAIEPEVLLLDEPTSALDPISTLTIEELINDLKEQFTVVIVTHNMQQAARVSDQTAFMYMGDLIEYSDTNTLFTTPAKKQTEDYITGRYG from the coding sequence ATGATTAACGTTAACCCAAGCAATTTAGGTGGCATTCAAGCACCGCTCGACTTAGCTAATTTGTCAGCAGAGCAAACTGCACTGCAGATTAATAACCTGAATTTATTTTATAGCGAGAAACAGGCGCTAAATAATATTTCCATGAAGATACCCAAAGGACAGGTCACAGCTTTTATCGGTCCTAGCGGTTGCGGCAAGTCTACGCTGTTGCGCTGTATTAATCGCATGAATGACTTGGTTGATACTTGTCGCATTGAAGGCGAAATAGATTTAAATGGTGAAAATATTTATGGAAAGCATGTTGATGTTGCAGCGCTTCGCCGTAAAGTGGGCATGGTGTTTCAGCGTCCTAATCCTTTCCCTAAAAGCATTTATGAAAATGTCATCTATGGTTTACGTATCACAGGCGAAAACAACCGTCGAGTATTAGATGAAGCAGTAGAGCGATCGTTACGTGCCGCTGCATTGTGGAATGAAGTCAAAGATAGATTACACGATAGTGCATTAGGTTTATCTGGTGGTCAGCAGCAACGTCTAGTGATTGCGCGAGCCATTGCTATTGAGCCTGAAGTGTTATTACTTGATGAGCCGACGTCGGCACTTGATCCTATTTCAACATTAACCATTGAAGAGTTAATTAACGATTTAAAAGAGCAGTTTACAGTAGTTATTGTCACCCACAATATGCAACAAGCCGCACGTGTATCTGATCAAACAGCCTTTATGTATATGGGGGATTTAATTGAATATAGCGACACAAATACCTTGTTTACCACACCGGCTAAGAAACAAACCGAAGATTACATCACGGGTCGTTACGGCTAA
- the pstA gene encoding phosphate ABC transporter permease PstA produces the protein MKDWFKTGSPWVWLSAGGVSLSLISVLGLLWLIASNGLSYFWPSKIHQFNLVDEHGKASVVIGEIYDREQIPSSQLSHLNLEALAKSETIERFLIKTGNRELVSLDFRWILAPLVTAQSQPQDIAVIERRSNGNFYGFVEQIILAGEATDASRMPELLERVNKFQEQIEELQTVDIGAINYQLERIRLKERKHVLDGTLNDEVKTELVKESAKLESEYQTLEKELMVLREQISRDQIVMRAMGGEKVTINFDQIIKITFSNQLGFFAKLGVFFEQIFGFIFDAPREANTEGGVFPAIFGTVLMVLLMTVIVAPFGVVAAIYLHEYAGKNALTKLLRIAVINLAGVPSIVYGVFGLGFFVYMVGGNLDKLFYPETLPSPTFGTPGVLWSAITLAILTLPVVIVSTEEGLSRIPASMRHGSLALGATKAETLWRIILPIASPAIMTGIILAIARAAGEVAPLMLVGVVKMAPTLPLDGNFPFLHLERKFMHLGFHIYDVGFQSPNVEAARPLVYATALLLVTIIVGLNMTAVNIRNKLREKYRALEH, from the coding sequence ATGAAAGATTGGTTTAAAACTGGCTCCCCTTGGGTTTGGTTATCTGCTGGTGGCGTGAGCTTAAGTTTAATTTCTGTATTGGGCTTGTTGTGGCTTATTGCATCGAATGGATTATCTTATTTTTGGCCATCGAAAATACATCAATTTAATTTGGTGGATGAACACGGTAAAGCAAGTGTTGTTATTGGTGAAATTTACGACCGTGAACAAATACCTTCATCACAGTTGTCGCACTTAAATTTAGAAGCGTTGGCTAAATCTGAAACTATAGAGCGCTTTTTGATAAAAACCGGTAATCGTGAATTAGTCAGTTTGGACTTTAGATGGATATTGGCCCCATTGGTTACAGCACAATCACAACCGCAAGATATTGCTGTGATAGAACGTCGTAGCAATGGCAATTTTTATGGTTTTGTTGAACAGATTATTTTGGCGGGCGAAGCCACTGACGCTTCACGCATGCCAGAGTTACTCGAACGAGTTAATAAATTTCAAGAGCAAATTGAAGAATTACAAACCGTTGATATTGGCGCGATAAACTATCAATTAGAACGAATACGCTTGAAAGAAAGAAAGCATGTTTTAGACGGCACTTTGAATGATGAAGTGAAAACTGAACTAGTTAAGGAATCAGCAAAACTTGAATCTGAATACCAGACGCTAGAAAAAGAGTTAATGGTACTTCGCGAGCAAATATCACGTGATCAAATTGTAATGCGTGCTATGGGCGGAGAAAAGGTCACGATTAATTTTGATCAAATCATTAAAATCACTTTCAGTAATCAGCTGGGATTTTTTGCCAAGCTTGGTGTGTTTTTTGAGCAAATATTTGGTTTCATATTCGATGCGCCTCGCGAGGCCAATACTGAAGGTGGTGTATTTCCAGCCATTTTCGGTACCGTACTGATGGTGTTATTGATGACTGTCATTGTTGCACCGTTTGGCGTTGTTGCGGCCATCTATCTGCATGAGTACGCAGGTAAAAATGCACTTACTAAACTATTACGTATTGCGGTGATCAACTTAGCTGGTGTTCCTTCAATTGTATACGGTGTGTTTGGTTTAGGTTTCTTTGTTTATATGGTCGGTGGCAACCTTGATAAGTTGTTTTATCCAGAAACGTTACCAAGCCCAACATTTGGTACGCCTGGTGTACTATGGTCTGCGATTACTTTGGCAATTTTGACATTGCCGGTTGTAATTGTTTCAACCGAAGAAGGGTTATCAAGAATTCCAGCATCAATGCGTCACGGTAGTTTGGCTTTAGGGGCAACGAAAGCTGAAACCTTGTGGCGAATCATCTTACCAATAGCAAGTCCAGCAATTATGACAGGCATTATTCTAGCGATTGCCCGTGCTGCGGGTGAAGTTGCGCCATTAATGCTTGTGGGTGTGGTTAAAATGGCGCCTACGCTGCCATTAGATGGCAACTTCCCGTTCTTACATTTAGAGCGTAAATTTATGCATTTAGGCTTCCATATTTATGATGTGGGCTTTCAAAGTCCAAATGTAGAGGCTGCAAGACCACTGGTGTACGCCACAGCCTTATTATTGGTGACGATTATCGTTGGATTGAATATGACCGCGGTGAATATTCGTAACAAGCTTCGTGAAAAATATCGCGCATTAGAGCATTGA
- a CDS encoding ABC transporter permease subunit, with protein MVLFTLILIFLYLLYVIKPIFESAHVEPVHEMSITQKGQVLATGLDELKEVAFQIDNHGAMTFYQISPSDFRAQGSEILSVQVHEETIEHVVDVGAGNFLLVDTQGRVKLIAAKFTAIYPNDSRDITPSVTHPLGEDFLPVDEMDVGVEHVAFAMNEEKAVFVARTRDDRVIKTSFIAEDDFNYGPEFEAVYQEIDYVGRGAEDILVTPDLMMAFIRTGDEVAVYDLDDDYAVELKAELNNIVENKVDITAMALLSGGSSLLVGDSRGQVSQWFEVAGAKGREFKKIRSFKASDNEPVAAIYTEQFRKSFYTLTPSGEMGIFYTTSDADLWHGKIAKALPGALSIAPRADALILVEQVAGKSHFALLKLVNEHPEVTWSALWQEVWYEGYPEPDYIWQSTSGSDDFEAKFSLVPISFGTMKAAAYAMLFAVPLALSAAIYTAYFMPPALRKKVKPTIELMEALPTVILGFLAGLWLAPIIEDYLPGIVLLLIFLPLSTFMTAFAWYKLPKKYKSVLPEEWAPIILIPILLLASVLAFSLSPVVENYLFGGDIRQFITNDLGMSFDQRNALVVGIAMGFAVVPTIFSMAEDAIFSVPKHLTSGSLALGATPWQTLMKVVLLTASPGIFSAVMMGLGRAVGETMIVLMATGNTPILDWSIFQGMRTLSANIAVEMPESEVGSSHYRILFLAAFVLFVFTFVFNTLAEFVRQRLREKYSSL; from the coding sequence ATGGTGCTATTTACTTTGATCTTAATATTTTTATATTTGCTGTATGTCATTAAGCCTATTTTTGAATCAGCTCATGTAGAGCCAGTACATGAGATGAGTATTACACAAAAAGGGCAAGTACTAGCAACCGGTTTGGATGAGCTTAAAGAAGTTGCTTTTCAAATTGATAATCATGGCGCGATGACGTTTTATCAAATATCACCGAGTGATTTTAGAGCACAAGGCAGTGAAATTCTTTCAGTGCAGGTGCATGAAGAAACGATTGAACATGTAGTTGATGTAGGCGCTGGCAACTTCTTGTTAGTTGATACGCAAGGACGAGTGAAACTCATTGCTGCAAAATTTACGGCGATTTATCCAAATGACAGCCGAGATATTACCCCGTCCGTTACCCATCCACTAGGCGAGGACTTTCTCCCTGTTGATGAGATGGATGTAGGCGTTGAGCATGTCGCCTTTGCAATGAATGAAGAAAAAGCGGTGTTTGTCGCGCGTACTCGTGATGATCGCGTCATTAAAACTAGCTTTATTGCAGAAGATGATTTTAATTACGGCCCTGAGTTTGAAGCTGTCTATCAAGAAATAGATTACGTTGGCCGAGGCGCTGAAGACATTTTAGTCACACCTGATCTGATGATGGCCTTTATTCGCACGGGTGATGAAGTTGCTGTGTATGACTTAGACGATGATTATGCCGTTGAGCTAAAAGCAGAACTCAACAATATTGTTGAGAATAAGGTTGATATCACCGCCATGGCATTATTATCTGGAGGGAGCTCACTGCTTGTTGGTGACAGCCGAGGCCAAGTGAGCCAGTGGTTTGAAGTTGCAGGTGCTAAAGGTCGTGAGTTTAAAAAGATCCGAAGTTTTAAGGCGAGCGACAATGAGCCTGTTGCTGCGATATACACAGAGCAATTTCGTAAAAGCTTTTATACCTTAACGCCCTCAGGTGAAATGGGAATTTTTTATACCACCAGTGATGCTGATCTTTGGCATGGAAAAATTGCAAAAGCGCTGCCAGGAGCACTCTCTATAGCCCCTCGTGCCGATGCGTTGATTCTTGTCGAGCAAGTCGCTGGTAAAAGTCACTTTGCTTTGCTCAAGTTAGTCAATGAACATCCTGAAGTGACATGGTCAGCTTTATGGCAAGAAGTTTGGTACGAGGGCTATCCTGAGCCAGATTATATTTGGCAATCTACGTCAGGCTCTGATGACTTTGAAGCAAAATTCTCATTAGTGCCGATTTCTTTTGGCACAATGAAAGCTGCCGCTTATGCCATGCTATTTGCTGTACCTTTGGCATTGAGTGCTGCCATTTATACAGCCTATTTTATGCCGCCAGCGTTGCGTAAAAAGGTAAAGCCAACGATTGAGTTAATGGAAGCATTGCCTACGGTTATTTTAGGATTTTTAGCGGGTTTGTGGCTTGCGCCCATCATTGAAGATTACTTACCCGGTATTGTCTTGTTATTGATTTTCCTGCCTTTATCAACTTTTATGACGGCTTTTGCTTGGTACAAATTACCGAAGAAGTATAAATCGGTTTTACCTGAAGAGTGGGCTCCTATTATCCTGATCCCGATTTTATTACTCGCCAGTGTATTGGCCTTTAGTTTGTCACCTGTGGTAGAAAACTATTTATTCGGTGGTGATATTCGTCAATTTATTACTAATGACCTAGGCATGTCGTTCGACCAGCGTAACGCGCTTGTTGTTGGCATCGCCATGGGCTTTGCAGTTGTTCCAACTATTTTCTCTATGGCGGAAGATGCAATTTTCAGTGTGCCAAAACATTTAACTAGTGGCTCGTTGGCACTAGGCGCAACGCCTTGGCAAACGCTAATGAAAGTTGTTTTGTTGACGGCAAGTCCCGGTATATTTTCTGCCGTCATGATGGGACTGGGTCGCGCCGTTGGTGAAACCATGATTGTATTGATGGCAACGGGTAACACGCCGATTCTTGATTGGAGTATATTCCAAGGAATGCGTACCTTATCCGCCAACATTGCCGTAGAAATGCCTGAGTCTGAAGTGGGCAGTTCACATTACCGTATATTATTCTTAGCAGCTTTTGTTTTGTTTGTATTTACATTCGTTTTCAATACATTGGCTGAATTTGTTCGCCAACGTTTGCGCGAAAAATATAGCTCGTTGTAA
- a CDS encoding inorganic phosphate transporter, which translates to MDILISHGSTLVMIAAVVGFFMAWGIGANDVANAMGTSVGSKALTIKQAIIIAMVFEFAGAYLAGGEVTSTIRKGIIDPSYFADIPHLLVFGMISALLAAATWLLVASYLGWPVSTTHSIVGAIIGFAAIGVSVDTVEWGKVLGIVGSWVVTPLISGIIAFVIFNSAQKLIFDTENPLRQAKRWVPFYMFLAGFVLSLVTIKKGLKHIGLDIGTTEGFVYAIIVALIVAFIGSIFIARLKFNEKADKRHHYKNVEKVFAVLMVVTACCMAFAHGSNDVANAIGPLAAVVSIVGNEGEIVKKSALAWWILPLGGLGIVAGLALFGHKVIATIGKGITHLTPSRGFAAELAAACTVVIASGTGLPISTTQTLVGAVLGVGMARGIAAINMGVVRNIVVSWVITLPVGAGLSIIFFWILSSSMS; encoded by the coding sequence ATGGATATTTTAATTTCACACGGCAGCACATTAGTTATGATCGCTGCGGTTGTCGGCTTTTTTATGGCGTGGGGTATTGGTGCAAATGACGTGGCAAATGCCATGGGTACCTCTGTAGGCTCTAAAGCGCTAACTATTAAACAAGCAATTATCATCGCTATGGTGTTTGAATTTGCAGGGGCATACCTTGCAGGTGGTGAAGTAACATCGACCATTCGTAAAGGGATCATCGATCCAAGCTATTTTGCTGATATACCACACCTACTCGTTTTCGGTATGATTTCTGCGTTATTAGCTGCTGCAACTTGGTTATTAGTGGCGTCTTACCTAGGTTGGCCTGTTTCTACTACTCACTCTATTGTTGGCGCTATTATAGGCTTTGCCGCTATTGGGGTAAGTGTAGACACCGTTGAGTGGGGTAAAGTCTTAGGAATTGTTGGTAGTTGGGTCGTTACACCATTGATATCAGGTATCATCGCTTTCGTTATCTTTAACAGCGCCCAAAAACTTATTTTTGATACTGAAAATCCATTAAGACAAGCAAAACGTTGGGTGCCATTTTATATGTTCCTTGCAGGGTTTGTGTTATCGCTAGTAACGATTAAGAAAGGTCTTAAACATATTGGATTAGACATTGGTACAACCGAAGGGTTTGTATACGCAATTATCGTCGCCCTTATTGTTGCTTTCATTGGTTCGATTTTTATCGCCCGATTAAAGTTTAATGAAAAAGCTGACAAGCGTCATCACTATAAAAATGTTGAAAAAGTGTTCGCTGTTTTAATGGTTGTCACCGCTTGTTGTATGGCATTTGCCCATGGTTCAAATGATGTTGCAAATGCTATTGGCCCACTAGCTGCTGTAGTAAGCATTGTTGGCAACGAAGGTGAGATTGTTAAGAAATCAGCTTTGGCTTGGTGGATTTTACCTTTAGGTGGTTTAGGTATTGTTGCCGGACTTGCTCTATTTGGTCACAAGGTTATCGCAACCATTGGTAAAGGAATTACACACTTAACGCCAAGTCGCGGCTTTGCAGCTGAATTAGCGGCTGCGTGTACTGTGGTTATTGCATCAGGTACAGGTTTACCTATTTCAACGACACAAACGTTGGTTGGTGCTGTGTTGGGTGTAGGTATGGCAAGAGGTATCGCAGCAATTAACATGGGCGTTGTTCGCAACATTGTGGTTTCTTGGGTTATCACATTACCTGTTGGTGCTGGTCTATCGATTATTTTCTTCTGGATATTGTCTTCCAGCATGAGCTGA
- the phoU gene encoding phosphate signaling complex protein PhoU, giving the protein MDNLNVGRHISGQFNEDLERVIHHVMNMGGLVEKQLQDAITAMIDGDENLAEQVLKNDYQVNRMEVGIDDECTRIIAKRQPAAGDLRLIMAIIKTITDLERIGDEAEKIAKVAQESFSKEQRDLLINLENLGQSVLVVLQNTLNAFTRMDVDAAYKTHQYDDKIDREYEGLMRQLMTYMMEDPRSIPQIMTVIWSARALERIGDRCQNICEYIIYFVKGKVVRHTSAEEIGNI; this is encoded by the coding sequence ATGGATAATTTAAATGTTGGTCGACATATATCAGGCCAATTTAATGAAGACTTAGAGCGTGTAATTCATCATGTCATGAACATGGGAGGATTAGTAGAGAAACAGCTTCAAGACGCGATCACCGCGATGATCGACGGAGATGAAAATCTTGCAGAACAAGTGCTGAAAAACGATTACCAAGTCAATAGAATGGAAGTGGGCATTGATGACGAATGTACTCGCATCATTGCTAAAAGGCAGCCAGCAGCTGGCGATTTACGCTTGATCATGGCAATCATTAAAACCATCACTGACTTAGAACGCATAGGTGATGAAGCCGAGAAAATAGCGAAAGTTGCGCAAGAAAGCTTTTCAAAAGAGCAGCGGGATTTATTGATCAATTTGGAAAATCTTGGTCAAAGTGTTTTAGTTGTATTACAAAACACACTCAACGCTTTCACTCGTATGGATGTAGATGCTGCTTATAAAACTCATCAATATGATGACAAAATAGATCGTGAATACGAAGGGTTAATGCGTCAGTTAATGACTTACATGATGGAAGATCCACGTTCAATTCCTCAAATCATGACGGTGATTTGGTCGGCTCGTGCGCTGGAGCGTATTGGTGATCGTTGTCAAAATATTTGTGAGTACATAATTTATTTTGTCAAAGGCAAAGTAGTTCGCCATACTAGTGCTGAGGAAATAGGCAATATATAG